In the genome of Devosia rhizoryzae, the window ACTACATCGCTCAGGATAGCCCCAAACGGGCACTGAGTTTTACAAGTGAGCTACGCTCTGCCTGTATGGGGCTTGGCGAAGCGCCGCTGCGTTTCGCATTGCTGGAAGTTGCACGACACCGAGGCTACCGCCGCCGCATCCACGGCAACTATGTGATTGTTTATTCGGTAGGCGCAGAAGTAACCATAGTCCGCGTCGTATCCGCAGCCGCAGACTTGCAGGCAATCTTTAACGCCTAGTTGCGCCTGTCGCGGCGGTACTGGAACACAATCGAGGCGATCAGCAGCACGACGATGGCTAGCGAGATCAATGCGTTGTAGCCGGCGAGCGAGAGCCCCAAGAAGCGGAACTGGACGACGTCGCAGCCGATGACCGGCTTGAGGTCGTTGAGTGCGTCGAGGCTGAAGTCGGAGCCGAGGCCGGAGCATGCGGTGGGGCCGGGCCAGAAACCCCATTCGACGCCAGCGTGGAAGGCGCCCATATAGGTGCCCCAGGCGAAAATGGCGAGTACGATCGCCATGCCGATATACCAAACCGGCAAGGGCAGCCTGTTCCAGAGCACGAGGATCAGCGCCAGGAGCGGCAGGCCCCAATAGTAGGCGAGGCGCTGTTCGAGGCAGAGTTCGCAGGGCACGAGGCCGCCGATA includes:
- a CDS encoding disulfide bond formation protein B, which produces MSPARPLDKIAAGLAFLLGLAAILGALGSQYIGGLVPCELCLEQRLAYYWGLPLLALILVLWNRLPLPVWYIGMAIVLAIFAWGTYMGAFHAGVEWGFWPGPTACSGLGSDFSLDALNDLKPVIGCDVVQFRFLGLSLAGYNALISLAIVVLLIASIVFQYRRDRRN
- a CDS encoding type II toxin-antitoxin system RelE/ParE family toxin; this translates as MRVRLSLLAESDIEAIADYIAQDSPKRALSFTSELRSACMGLGEAPLRFALLEVARHRGYRRRIHGNYVIVYSVGAEVTIVRVVSAAADLQAIFNA